One region of Drosophila teissieri strain GT53w chromosome 2L, Prin_Dtei_1.1, whole genome shotgun sequence genomic DNA includes:
- the LOC122620836 gene encoding tyrosine-protein kinase Btk29A isoform X2: protein MIPCVSLAETSVIGNMKERVKEMKVFGCRLNFWNHIGHSLTSSKTKEGNGSSPAQNSTRSISPNSSTTNSQFSLQHNSSGSLGGGVGGGLGGGGSLGLGGGGGGGGSCTPTSLQPQSSLTTFKQSPTLLNGNGTLLDANMPGGIPTPGTPNSKAKDNSHFVKLVVALYPFKAIEGGDLSLEKNAEYEVIDDSQEHWWKVKDALGNVGYIPSNYVKPKALLGLERYEWYVGDMSRQRAESLLKQGDKEGCFVVRKSSTKGLYTLSLHTKVPQSHVKHYHIKQNARCEYYLSEKHCCETIPDLINYHRHNSGGLACRLKSSPCDRPVPPTAGLSHDKWEIHPMELMLMEELGSGQFGVVRRGKWRGSIDTAVKMMKEGTMSEDDFIEEAKVMTKLQHPNLVQLYGVCSKHRPIYIVTEYMKHGSLLNYLRRHEKTLIGNMGLLLDMCIQVSKGMTYLERHNYIHRDLAARNCLVGSENVVKVADFGLARYVLDDQYTSSGGTKFPIKWAPPEVLNYTRFSSKSDVWAYGVLMWEIFTCGKMPYGRLKNTEVVERVQRGIILEKPKSCAKEIYDVMKLCWSHGPEERPAFRVLMDQLALVAQTLTD, encoded by the exons ATGATTCCCTGCGTGAGTTTGGCCGAAACGAGCGTCATTGGCAACATGAAGGAGCGGGTCAAGGAAATGAAGGTGTTCGGCTGCCGACTCAACTTCTGGAACCACATTGGTCACAGCCTGACCAGTTCCAAAACCAAAGAAG gCAACGGCAGTTCTCCAGCCCAGAATTCAACGCGCAGCATCAGTCCCAACAGCTCCACGACCAACAGTCAGTTCAGCTTGCAGCACAACAGCTCGGGGAGTCTCGGCGGAGGAGTGGGCGGCGGATTGGGAGGCGGAGGCAGCCTTGGCCtaggcggcggaggaggaggtggcggcAGTTGCACGCCCACATCGCTGCAGCCTCAG TCCTCGCTGACAACTTTCAAGCAGTCCCCAACTCTATTGAACGGCAACGGAACTCTATTGGATGCCAATATGCCTGGCGGTATACCCACCCCCGGAACACCAAATTCCAAAGCCAAG GACAATTCCCACTTTGTCAAGCTGGTGGTTGCTCTCTATCCATTCAAGGCCATCGAAGGCGGTGATTTGTCGCTGGAAAAG AATGCCGAATACGAAGTGATAGATGACTCACAGGAGCACTGGTGGAAGGTCAAAGATGCCTTGGGCAATGTCGGCTATATACCCAGCAACTATGTCAAACCGAAGGCTCTTCTTGGCCTGGAGCGCTACGA ATGGTATGTGGGCGACATGTCACGACAACGAGCCGAATCCCTGCTCAAGCAAGGGGACAAGGAGGGCTGCTTTGTGGTCCGGAAGTCATCGACCAAGGGTCTCTACACACTATCGCTGCATACCAAAGT TCCACAGTCGCATGTGAAGCACTACCACATCAAGCAAAATGCTCGCTGCGAGTATTATTTGAGTGAGAAGCATTGCTGTGAAACAATTCCGGATCTGATCAACTACCATCGCCACAACTCTGGCGGATTGGCTTGCCGACTCAAATCCTCGCCCTGCGATCGCCCAGTTCCACCCACGGCGGGATTGTCCCACGACAAATGGGAGATCCATCCGATGGAGCTGATGCTGATGGAGGAGCTTGGATCGGGACAGTTTGGTGTTGTGCGACGCGGCAAGTGGCGTGGGTCTATCGACACAGCGGTCAAGATGATGAAGGAGGGAACCATGTCCGAGGACGATTTCATTGAGGAGGCCAAGGTGATGACCAAGCTGCAGCATCCGAATCTTGTGCAGCTATATGGCGTCTGCTCCAAGCACCGGCCCATCTACATCGTGACCGAGTACATGAAGCACGGATCCTTGTTGAATTACTTGCGACGGCATGAGAAGACCCTGATTGGTAATATGGGTTTGCTCCTTGACATGTGCATACAGGTGAGCAAGGGCATGACCTACCTGGAGCGCCATAACTACATTCACCGGGATCTGGCTGCCCGTAACTGTCTCGTTGGCTCCGAGAATGTCGTTAAAGTGGCCGACTTTGGACTGGCCCGATACGTTCTCGACGATCAGTACACCAGCTCTGGCGGCACCAAGTTCCCCATCAAGTGGGCACCGCCCGAAGTGCTCAACTACACGCGCTTCTCCTCTAAGAGCGATGTGTGGGCATACG GTGTGCTGATGTGGGAGATCTTCACTTGCGGCAAGATGCCATACGGTCGCCTAAAGAATACCGAGGTTGTGGAGCGTGTGCAGCGCGGAATTATCCTAGAGAAACCAAAGTCGTGTGCCAAGGAGATTTATGAT GTCATGAAGTTGTGCTGGTCACATGGACCCGAGGAGCGTCCCGCGTTCCGTGTGCTCATGGATCAGCTGGCTCTTGTGGCCCAGACGCTAACCGACTAA
- the LOC122620836 gene encoding tyrosine-protein kinase Btk29A isoform X3, with the protein MMLLSALKLGNGSSPAQNSTRSISPNSSTTNSQFSLQHNSSGSLGGGVGGGLGGGGSLGLGGGGGGGGSCTPTSLQPQSSLTTFKQSPTLLNGNGTLLDANMPGGIPTPGTPNSKAKDNSHFVKLVVALYPFKAIEGGDLSLEKNAEYEVIDDSQEHWWKVKDALGNVGYIPSNYVKPKALLGLERYEWYVGDMSRQRAESLLKQGDKEGCFVVRKSSTKGLYTLSLHTKVPQSHVKHYHIKQNARCEYYLSEKHCCETIPDLINYHRHNSGGLACRLKSSPCDRPVPPTAGLSHDKWEIHPMELMLMEELGSGQFGVVRRGKWRGSIDTAVKMMKEGTMSEDDFIEEAKVMTKLQHPNLVQLYGVCSKHRPIYIVTEYMKHGSLLNYLRRHEKTLIGNMGLLLDMCIQVSKGMTYLERHNYIHRDLAARNCLVGSENVVKVADFGLARYVLDDQYTSSGGTKFPIKWAPPEVLNYTRFSSKSDVWAYGVLMWEIFTCGKMPYGRLKNTEVVERVQRGIILEKPKSCAKEIYDVMKLCWSHGPEERPAFRVLMDQLALVAQTLTD; encoded by the exons ATGATGCTTTTATCGGCACTGAAGCTGG gCAACGGCAGTTCTCCAGCCCAGAATTCAACGCGCAGCATCAGTCCCAACAGCTCCACGACCAACAGTCAGTTCAGCTTGCAGCACAACAGCTCGGGGAGTCTCGGCGGAGGAGTGGGCGGCGGATTGGGAGGCGGAGGCAGCCTTGGCCtaggcggcggaggaggaggtggcggcAGTTGCACGCCCACATCGCTGCAGCCTCAG TCCTCGCTGACAACTTTCAAGCAGTCCCCAACTCTATTGAACGGCAACGGAACTCTATTGGATGCCAATATGCCTGGCGGTATACCCACCCCCGGAACACCAAATTCCAAAGCCAAG GACAATTCCCACTTTGTCAAGCTGGTGGTTGCTCTCTATCCATTCAAGGCCATCGAAGGCGGTGATTTGTCGCTGGAAAAG AATGCCGAATACGAAGTGATAGATGACTCACAGGAGCACTGGTGGAAGGTCAAAGATGCCTTGGGCAATGTCGGCTATATACCCAGCAACTATGTCAAACCGAAGGCTCTTCTTGGCCTGGAGCGCTACGA ATGGTATGTGGGCGACATGTCACGACAACGAGCCGAATCCCTGCTCAAGCAAGGGGACAAGGAGGGCTGCTTTGTGGTCCGGAAGTCATCGACCAAGGGTCTCTACACACTATCGCTGCATACCAAAGT TCCACAGTCGCATGTGAAGCACTACCACATCAAGCAAAATGCTCGCTGCGAGTATTATTTGAGTGAGAAGCATTGCTGTGAAACAATTCCGGATCTGATCAACTACCATCGCCACAACTCTGGCGGATTGGCTTGCCGACTCAAATCCTCGCCCTGCGATCGCCCAGTTCCACCCACGGCGGGATTGTCCCACGACAAATGGGAGATCCATCCGATGGAGCTGATGCTGATGGAGGAGCTTGGATCGGGACAGTTTGGTGTTGTGCGACGCGGCAAGTGGCGTGGGTCTATCGACACAGCGGTCAAGATGATGAAGGAGGGAACCATGTCCGAGGACGATTTCATTGAGGAGGCCAAGGTGATGACCAAGCTGCAGCATCCGAATCTTGTGCAGCTATATGGCGTCTGCTCCAAGCACCGGCCCATCTACATCGTGACCGAGTACATGAAGCACGGATCCTTGTTGAATTACTTGCGACGGCATGAGAAGACCCTGATTGGTAATATGGGTTTGCTCCTTGACATGTGCATACAGGTGAGCAAGGGCATGACCTACCTGGAGCGCCATAACTACATTCACCGGGATCTGGCTGCCCGTAACTGTCTCGTTGGCTCCGAGAATGTCGTTAAAGTGGCCGACTTTGGACTGGCCCGATACGTTCTCGACGATCAGTACACCAGCTCTGGCGGCACCAAGTTCCCCATCAAGTGGGCACCGCCCGAAGTGCTCAACTACACGCGCTTCTCCTCTAAGAGCGATGTGTGGGCATACG GTGTGCTGATGTGGGAGATCTTCACTTGCGGCAAGATGCCATACGGTCGCCTAAAGAATACCGAGGTTGTGGAGCGTGTGCAGCGCGGAATTATCCTAGAGAAACCAAAGTCGTGTGCCAAGGAGATTTATGAT GTCATGAAGTTGTGCTGGTCACATGGACCCGAGGAGCGTCCCGCGTTCCGTGTGCTCATGGATCAGCTGGCTCTTGTGGCCCAGACGCTAACCGACTAA